In Luteimonas viscosa, the genomic window GGCGGTGGCCACGGGTTCGATGCGATGGCCTACGGCGGCCAGCGAGCGATCGAGCAGTACCTGTCGGTGCCGGTCGGCGCCCAGGGCAATCCGCTCAGTTCCGGTGGCATGATCGACCTCGACAACGACTACAGCGGGCTCGACCTGCGCTGGCGCTGGAGCGGAACGCTCGCCGGTCGCGCGTTCGAGCTCACCGCAGGCGCGAACGCCGACCGCCAGCGCCAGCATCGCCGCGGTTACGAGAACTTCGTCGGCGACGCGCTGGGCGTGCGCGGCGCGCTGCGCCGCGACGAGCGCAACCGGGTGGAGAACCTCGACCGGTACGCGCAGGCGTGGTGGCGTTTCGCCGAACGCTGGTCGCTGCTGGCCGGCGCCCGTCACAGCGAAGTGCGCTTCCGCTCCAGCGACCGCTACGTCACCGCGACCAATCCCGACGACAGCGGTCGCGTCGACTATTCCGAGACCACGCCGGTGCTCGGCCTGGTGTTCGCGCCGCGCGAGGACTGGCGGCTGTACGCCTCCGCCGGCCGTGGCTTCGAGACGCCGACCTTCAACGAACTCGGCTACCGCGCCGACGGCGGCGCCGGCCTCGCGTTCGACCTGGCGCCCGCCACCAGCACCAACGTCGAGCTGGGCACGAAGTGGCGCAACGCGCGCGGCATGCAGGTCGAGGCCGCGCTGTTCCGCGCCGACACCGACGACGAGCTGGCGGTGGCGCGCAACGTCGGCGGGCGCAGCAGTTTCCGCAATGTCGGTCGCGCACGACGCGAGGGTGCGGAGCTGTCGGCCGTGTTGCCGCTGGACGCGGCCTGGACCCTGGCGCTGGCCTGGACCTGGCTCGACGCGCGCTTCCGCGACAGCTTCCCGATCTGCACCGGCGCCGGCTGCACCGATCCTTCCGTGCTGGTGCCTGCCGGCAACGCGATCCCGGGCACCGCGAGACAACAGGCGTCGGCGCGACTGCAGTGGCAGCCGCGCACGTGGCGGCTGGCGCTGGAGGCGGTGGGTTCGGGCGCGGTGGTGGTCAACGACAGCGGCAGCGAACAGGCGCCGGGTTACGTCGTCGCCAACGTCGAGGCCGCGCGCGAATGGCGCCTGTCGCATGGCGCGCTGCGCATGTTCGCGCGCGTCGACAACCTCTTCGACCACGCCTACGTCGGTTCGGTGATCGTCAACGAGGGCAATGGCCGCTACTACGAACCGGCGCCCGGCCGCGGCCTGCTGCTGGGGCTGCGCTGGCAGTGGCAGGCGGGTACGGACTAGCGGGGTGCGGCGAGGGGTGGCGGGCGTCGCCTGCCTGCCGCCGCTAGAATCGGTCCATGGACACGCCTGCCGACTTCATCGAGGTCTATCCCGGGGCGCTCGATCCGCAGGCCTG contains:
- a CDS encoding TonB-dependent receptor family protein, with the translated sequence MSGLFLARPRVLACAVLSVLAAAPPSAVALDGADAVTLDRVEVTSARLQGVAPFDVPASLSTVEVDGTAARPGVSVSEALVGVPGLAARERQNHAQDTQLSIRGFGARSTFGVRGLRLYADGIPATMPDGQGQVSHFNLAGAQRIEVLRGPFSALHGNSSGGVVQLWSAEGTSPANGHLQASLGRDDSRMLSASVRDAGSKGDRIGYALAASRFDTDGWRDHSAARRTSFNGKLHADLPGEGRLQLVANHFDAPDAQDPLGLTAAQVQADPRQATAVATQYDTRKSARQDQLGLRYEQPIGGGHGFDAMAYGGQRAIEQYLSVPVGAQGNPLSSGGMIDLDNDYSGLDLRWRWSGTLAGRAFELTAGANADRQRQHRRGYENFVGDALGVRGALRRDERNRVENLDRYAQAWWRFAERWSLLAGARHSEVRFRSSDRYVTATNPDDSGRVDYSETTPVLGLVFAPREDWRLYASAGRGFETPTFNELGYRADGGAGLAFDLAPATSTNVELGTKWRNARGMQVEAALFRADTDDELAVARNVGGRSSFRNVGRARREGAELSAVLPLDAAWTLALAWTWLDARFRDSFPICTGAGCTDPSVLVPAGNAIPGTARQQASARLQWQPRTWRLALEAVGSGAVVVNDSGSEQAPGYVVANVEAAREWRLSHGALRMFARVDNLFDHAYVGSVIVNEGNGRYYEPAPGRGLLLGLRWQWQAGTD